GATTGCGGGCCCACGAGGTGCGCCGGCGCAATGGCGCGTTCGAAAAGGTGGACGGCACCGACTTCGAACTCGAAGCCGACCTGGTGTTGCTGGCGATGGGGTTCGTCGGCCCGGAACGGTCGGCGCTGCTGAGTGATCTGGGCGTGGAGTTCACCGCCCGCGGCACAGTGGCACGGGATGAGGACTTCGCCACCGGCGTGCCGGGCGTCTACGTCGCCGGGGACATGGGGCGCGGGCAGTCCCTGATCGTCTGGGCGATCGCCGAGGGCCGAGCCGCCGCGGCGGGCGCCGACCGGTATCTGATGGGCAAGACGGTATTGCCGTCCCCGATCAAGCCCACGACGGCGCCGATCCACTGAGTCAGATCCGCGCCACGGTGGGCCGCACCCGGGCCGATGATCGCCCCGCGCAGTCGCCGGTGGGCTGAACAGATCGGCACTGAAACCGCAATAGTCACTTTGATAACTTCTGTATCACAATGCGGCGCGTCGCGTTTTGTTTGCCCGCGGTCCGGTGTCTAATGATCAGCAATGGGCGCCGCGTTAACCGATGTGTTAACATGGTCCGCGTTATTCCAATCTGGTCCGAGCCGGGGCGGGGGTTTTTCGCCGTGTACATCAACCCGATATACCGATACCGGATGGGCCGAATGGCCTGGTCACTGCTGCGGCATCCGCGCAGGAGCCGGGAGTTCCCGGCGAAGAACGAGCGTCTGATCACGGCCGACGAGCTGATGCGCTACGCGACGTAGGTTGTTCGGGGCGGCGTCGGCCGATTGTCGCCGAGAAGTTTGCTGCGACGTTATCGAGGCGTGACTTAAGCCGCGATCGGGGTCCAAAGGCCGGAATCCCGGATCGCCTCGGCCAACGGTTCTAGGACCGCCGGGTCATAGGGCGCCGGCAGATAGATGATCGCCAGCTCCAGGCCTTCGGCGCCGAGGGCCGCGGCGTCGTCGACCACCTTGTGGTAATCATGATCCGGCTCCAGGCGCAGGTGCGCCGACAGGGTGATCTCGCCCGCGTCGCGGCCGATGTCGGCGCAGTGGCCGGCCAGCACCTCGCGTTTGCGGGCGAACTCCGCCGGCGTGCCCCCGACGAAGTTCCAATGCTGGGCGTAACGCGCGGTGATCCTCAGGGTGCGCTTCTCGCCGCTGCCGCCGATGCAGATCGGCGGGTGCGGTCGCTGCGGACCCTTGGGCTCGTTGCGGGCGTTTTCCAGCCGGTAATAGGTGCCGGAGAACGTGGTCGTCTCCGCGCTCAACAGGCTGACCAGGACTTCGCAGGCCTCCTCGAAGCGATCGAAGCGCTCACGGAGGCTGCCCAGTTCGATTCCGTAGGCTCCGGACTCCTCCTCGTTCCAGCCGGCGCCGATGCCCAACTCCAGCCGGCCCCCGGAGATGATGTCGAGTGCCGCGGCCATATTGGCCAACACGGCGGGATGGCGGTAGTGGATCCCGGTGACCAAGGTGCCCAGCCGTAGCCGGGTGGTGGCCTGGGCCAGCGCCGTCAGCGTGGTCCAGCCCTCCAGGCAGGGCCCGCTCGAATCGGTGAAGATCGGATAGAAGTGGTCGAAGGTCCAGCCGGACTCGTAGACGTCGATGTCGTCGGCGGCCTGCCAGACCGCCAGCATGTCGGCCCAGGTGGTGTTCTGCGGCGAGGTCTTGAACGCGAAGCGCATTCAGCCGACGTTAGCGTGTTCGCCCGCCCCGGAGCGCCAAACGCCCCACGTGGCCCGATAGGCTCCCGCTGTGGACATGGTGACGCTGGGCATCGATACCAAGGTGACGTTGTTGGCGGCCGGGCTGATCTTCCTGCTGGCGCTGCTGCTCGGCGTCTGGAAGTACCAGCAGATCGCCACCTCGGAGAACCACCAGGCCCACATCTACGTCGACATCGCCCACCGGGCGGCGTTGCTGTACTCCTTCGCCACGCTGCTGGTCGCGGTGTTCGTCGAGCTCAGCGGCTGGCCCACCTGGGTGAACATGACCGCCTCGATGGTGATGGTGTACTTCTTCGTCACCGCCATCGGCAGCTACATGCTGCACGGCGCGTTGCGCGACACCACCAACCAGTTCGAGAAGGCCGGTCGGCTCTTGCGACTGGGCATGCTGTTGCTCATCATCGGTGAGATCGGTGGCTTCGCAGTGCTGCTGGCCGGCTTCGGCATCGGTGAGTTCTGACGCCGACTTACAACGCTTCGCCGTAGATGCTGCTGACCCAGATGTGGGTCAGGGTGTCGACCACCCGATCATGGTGGACCGACGGCTCCTCGGCGACCAGCGCGGCCATCATCGTGCGCTCGTTCATCTGATTCAGCGACGTCGCGAGATCCAGCGCCGGGATCGTCGGCGGCGCGGCGCCGCGGTCGCGCTCGGCGGTGATCATCGCGGCGGTCTGCTCGATCCACTTGCGCATGAAGCCGTTCCACATCGCCCGGAACTCCGGACTGGAGGCCAGCGCCTCGGTGCCGGCCCGGGCGATCGCGCGATGCGAGCTGAACGCGGTGAAGAACGCCTTGATGCCGCTGCGCCAGACCCGGCGCGGGTCGGTCGGCAGCCGCTGCACCGCTCCGACGAACTTCTCGTCGGCGGCCGCGATCAGCGGCTCGAGCAGCGAGAGCAGCACCGCGTCCTTGGACTTGAAGTAGAAGTAGAACGTGGGCCGGGAGATGCCGGCGCCTTTGGCCAGGTCGTCCACCGAGATCTCGGCGAGCGGCCGCTGCCCGAGCAGTCGCTCGGCGGTGGACAGGATCGCCAGCTCGCGATCATCGCCGGACGGCCGGGCCGCGCGGCGTCCATAGCGGGTGGTATTTGGGCTGGCCACGACCGCCACCTTACACGATGTCGACTAAATCAACATGGTGTTGACTGACTCGACACACCGTTGATAACCTGTCGGCATGACTGAACACCTCGATGTTGTGATCGTCGGTGCCGGTATCTCCGGCATCAGCGCGGCCTGGCACCTGCAGAACCGCTGCCCGGGCAAGAGCTACGCGATCCTGGAGCGCCGCGACGACCTCGGTGGCACCTGGGATCTGTTCAAATACCCGGGCATCCGCTCGGACTCCGATATGTTCACCCTCGGTTTCCGGTTCAAGCCGTGGCGCTCCGCCCAAGCGATCGCCGACGGCCCCTCGATCAAGGCCTACATCAAGGAGGCGGCTGCCGAGAACGGCATCGACTCCCACATCCGCTATCGCCAGCACGTGGTGGCCGCCGACTGGTCGGATGCGGAGAACCGCTGGACGGTGACGGTCGAGAGCGACGGCAAGCAGAGCCAGCTCAGTTGCTCGTTCCTGTTCGCCTGCAGCGGCTACTACAACTACGACGAGGGCTACTCGCCGCAGTTCGAAGGGGCCGAGGACTTCAGCGCCG
This is a stretch of genomic DNA from Mycolicibacter terrae. It encodes these proteins:
- a CDS encoding LLM class F420-dependent oxidoreductase is translated as MRFAFKTSPQNTTWADMLAVWQAADDIDVYESGWTFDHFYPIFTDSSGPCLEGWTTLTALAQATTRLRLGTLVTGIHYRHPAVLANMAAALDIISGGRLELGIGAGWNEEESGAYGIELGSLRERFDRFEEACEVLVSLLSAETTTFSGTYYRLENARNEPKGPQRPHPPICIGGSGEKRTLRITARYAQHWNFVGGTPAEFARKREVLAGHCADIGRDAGEITLSAHLRLEPDHDYHKVVDDAAALGAEGLELAIIYLPAPYDPAVLEPLAEAIRDSGLWTPIAA
- a CDS encoding TetR/AcrR family transcriptional regulator is translated as MASPNTTRYGRRAARPSGDDRELAILSTAERLLGQRPLAEISVDDLAKGAGISRPTFYFYFKSKDAVLLSLLEPLIAAADEKFVGAVQRLPTDPRRVWRSGIKAFFTAFSSHRAIARAGTEALASSPEFRAMWNGFMRKWIEQTAAMITAERDRGAAPPTIPALDLATSLNQMNERTMMAALVAEEPSVHHDRVVDTLTHIWVSSIYGEAL